In one window of Deinococcus ruber DNA:
- a CDS encoding SDR family NAD(P)-dependent oxidoreductase — protein sequence MNISFEGQTVIVTGAAQGFGRAIALAFAREGAQVYACDVLQQGLQETAALSEAAGTPLHVRLTDITDRAAVNALVAEAAQQTGRIDVLVNNAGGVLGQVGRPLEEVSASDWQSIFSVNVEGAFSFAQACAPHMKRQKSGRIINISSGAGLGVSLTGIQAYASAKAAQIGLTRQLAHELGEWGITVNNVAPGFVRSNPTTERQWQSYGEEGQQRLVNGIALKRLGSPDDIAGAVLFFASAQAGWITGQVLSVDGGK from the coding sequence ATGAACATCAGCTTCGAGGGTCAGACGGTCATCGTGACCGGGGCGGCACAGGGATTCGGGCGGGCCATTGCGCTGGCGTTCGCACGCGAGGGAGCGCAGGTGTACGCCTGCGACGTGCTTCAGCAGGGCCTTCAGGAGACAGCGGCACTGTCGGAAGCTGCGGGCACGCCGCTGCACGTGCGCCTGACCGACATCACCGACAGGGCAGCGGTGAACGCGCTGGTCGCGGAGGCCGCGCAGCAGACCGGGCGCATCGACGTGCTGGTCAACAACGCGGGCGGCGTCCTGGGGCAGGTCGGGCGACCGCTGGAAGAGGTGAGCGCGTCCGACTGGCAGAGCATCTTCAGCGTGAATGTCGAGGGCGCGTTTTCCTTTGCTCAGGCGTGTGCCCCGCACATGAAGCGGCAGAAAAGTGGGCGCATCATCAACATCTCGTCGGGAGCCGGGCTGGGCGTCAGCCTGACCGGGATTCAGGCGTATGCCAGCGCCAAAGCTGCCCAGATCGGGCTGACGCGGCAGCTGGCGCACGAGCTGGGGGAATGGGGAATCACCGTCAACAACGTGGCTCCCGGCTTCGTGCGGAGTAATCCCACCACCGAGCGCCAGTGGCAGAGTTACGGCGAGGAGGGCCAGCAGCGGCTGGTCAATGGCATTGCCCTGAAGCGGCTGGGCAGTCCGGACGACATCGCCGGTGCCGTGCTGTTCTTCGCGTCGGCTCAGGCGGGCTGGATTACCGGGCAGGTGCTGAGTGTGGACGGCGGCAAGTGA
- a CDS encoding ketopantoate reductase family protein, with product MSGAGTAEPEQQPQRVLIWGAGAIGGSIGAYLVRAGHDVTFVDVAAAHVQAIRAGGLHIVGPIEEFTVQAPAFVPAELEGVWNTVLLCTKAQDTLEAGTALAPHLAEGGVVVSVQNGLNPLILNDILGKDRVLGSFVNFGADYLEPGTVTYSGRGAVVVGEQDGSITPRAEQIHALLLQFDDRAILSPNIFGYLWSKLGYGALLFATAVTNDGIADALERPEDRALYVALGREVLRVAHAQNIVPEAFNGFDPAAFMPGASDADAERSMNDMVAFNRRSAKTHSGIWRDLAIRKRRTEVDAQLGWVEKIGHERGLPTPITSRLIALIHDLEDGRRELSRANLDELRAVMPTLTGQA from the coding sequence ATGAGCGGGGCCGGAACAGCGGAACCCGAGCAACAGCCGCAGCGAGTGCTGATCTGGGGAGCGGGGGCCATCGGCGGCAGCATCGGCGCGTATCTGGTGCGGGCCGGGCACGACGTGACCTTCGTGGATGTGGCGGCGGCGCACGTGCAGGCGATCCGGGCGGGGGGGCTGCACATCGTCGGCCCCATCGAAGAGTTCACGGTGCAGGCTCCAGCCTTTGTGCCCGCCGAGCTGGAGGGCGTGTGGAACACGGTGCTGCTGTGTACCAAGGCCCAGGACACGCTGGAAGCCGGAACAGCGCTGGCCCCGCATCTGGCAGAGGGCGGCGTGGTGGTGTCGGTGCAGAACGGCCTGAACCCGCTGATCCTGAACGATATTCTGGGCAAAGACCGCGTGCTGGGCAGCTTCGTGAACTTTGGAGCCGATTATCTGGAACCCGGCACCGTGACCTATAGCGGGCGCGGCGCGGTGGTGGTGGGCGAGCAGGACGGCAGCATCACGCCAAGGGCCGAGCAGATTCACGCGCTGCTGCTCCAGTTCGACGACCGCGCCATTCTGAGTCCGAACATCTTCGGATATCTGTGGAGCAAACTCGGGTACGGAGCGCTGCTGTTCGCCACCGCTGTCACCAACGACGGCATTGCCGACGCGCTGGAGCGGCCCGAAGACCGCGCCCTGTATGTGGCGCTGGGCCGCGAGGTGCTGCGGGTGGCGCACGCTCAGAACATTGTCCCGGAGGCGTTCAACGGCTTTGACCCGGCAGCGTTCATGCCCGGTGCGAGCGACGCCGACGCCGAGCGCAGCATGAATGACATGGTGGCCTTCAACCGCCGCAGCGCCAAGACCCACAGCGGCATCTGGCGCGATCTGGCGATTCGCAAGCGGCGCACCGAGGTCGATGCACAGCTCGGCTGGGTTGAGAAGATCGGGCATGAACGCGGGCTGCCGACACCGATCACGTCGCGCCTGATCGCCCTGATTCACGACCTCGAAGACGGACGCCGCGAGCTGAGCCGGGCAAATCTGGATGAACTCAGAGCAGTGATGCCGACCCTGACGGGGCAGGCATGA
- a CDS encoding creatininase family protein: MTQPNEIAIERMNWMQVEEYLKTDDRCVLPLGSTEQHGYLSLCVDNILPEKLARDAAAPLGVPVFPVLPYGITPYFRGYPGSLTLRVQTYLSIVRDLLDAMYEQGFRRILLVNGHGGNTPAQGFVAEWMADHPGSRVKFHNWWNAPQVWAQVQATDTNASHASWMENFPWTRLDGVTMPDEEKPALDLNRLRLLGPSELRPYLQEGNYGGRFQRPDSDMQAIWDVAVQETRALISDGWFEGGDAK, translated from the coding sequence ATGACCCAGCCGAATGAAATTGCCATCGAACGCATGAACTGGATGCAGGTCGAAGAGTACCTGAAGACCGATGACCGCTGCGTGTTGCCGCTGGGCAGCACAGAGCAGCACGGCTACCTGAGCCTGTGCGTCGATAACATCCTGCCGGAAAAACTGGCCCGCGACGCCGCTGCCCCGCTGGGCGTGCCGGTCTTTCCGGTGCTGCCCTACGGCATTACGCCGTATTTCCGGGGCTATCCGGGCAGCCTGACGCTGCGTGTGCAGACGTACCTGAGCATTGTGCGCGACCTGCTGGACGCGATGTACGAGCAGGGCTTCCGCCGCATCCTGCTCGTGAACGGGCATGGTGGCAACACGCCCGCTCAGGGCTTCGTGGCCGAGTGGATGGCCGATCATCCTGGCAGCCGCGTCAAATTTCATAACTGGTGGAACGCGCCGCAGGTCTGGGCGCAGGTGCAGGCCACCGACACCAACGCCAGCCACGCGTCCTGGATGGAGAATTTCCCCTGGACGCGGCTGGACGGCGTGACCATGCCCGACGAGGAAAAACCCGCGCTCGACCTGAACCGCCTGCGGCTGCTGGGGCCATCGGAACTGCGCCCGTACCTTCAGGAAGGCAATTACGGCGGGCGGTTCCAGCGGCCCGACAGCGACATGCAGGCGATCTGGGACGTGGCGGTTCAGGAAACCCGCGCCCTGATTTCAGACGGCTGGTTCGAGGGGGGGGACGCCAAATGA
- a CDS encoding GntR family transcriptional regulator, with the protein MFRPTSAQLSSVSSAHDALPSPIQTSWPLSIDRTLSVPVGVQLRGQLEYGIACGEIPRGARLASVRELSHELGVAHVTVAQVYKELLARGLIVTQRGRGTFVADVPAGSESQDLSPLRALLEDTLSQAERAGYSAAQIAETLNVLLARGSRQQPGCLVLLVGLFMDATSAYARDLQALLRPGDVVEAVTLEDLRAGGQMQRARAEAADVVLSLAHRLSETRSLLPGLSVLPVGFIPSVATRSALAALSPMTRLALVATFEDFLPTFLTGVKRFAPLLSDIRSTHVQAADLSAVIEWAEVVVYASGSEVIGSLTGGRPTFEYRHTIDPRDVEQVVLPALETRPRSALQPA; encoded by the coding sequence GTGTTCAGGCCTACTTCTGCCCAGCTCTCCTCCGTCTCCTCCGCGCACGACGCCCTACCCAGCCCCATTCAGACCTCTTGGCCCCTGAGCATCGACCGCACTCTGAGCGTGCCGGTAGGCGTTCAGCTGCGCGGGCAGCTCGAATACGGCATCGCCTGCGGCGAGATTCCGCGTGGCGCACGGCTTGCCAGTGTGCGCGAACTGTCCCACGAGCTGGGTGTGGCGCACGTCACGGTGGCGCAGGTGTACAAGGAGCTGCTGGCACGCGGCCTGATCGTGACGCAGCGCGGACGCGGCACCTTTGTTGCCGACGTGCCAGCTGGAAGCGAGAGCCAGGATCTGTCGCCGCTGCGGGCGCTGCTCGAAGACACGCTGTCTCAGGCGGAACGTGCCGGATACAGCGCGGCGCAGATCGCGGAAACCCTGAATGTGCTGCTGGCACGCGGCAGCCGTCAGCAGCCGGGCTGTCTGGTGCTGCTGGTCGGGCTGTTCATGGACGCGACCAGTGCGTATGCCCGCGACCTTCAGGCGCTGCTGCGGCCCGGTGACGTGGTGGAAGCCGTCACGCTCGAAGACCTGCGGGCGGGCGGTCAGATGCAGCGGGCGCGGGCCGAGGCTGCCGACGTGGTGCTGTCTCTGGCACACCGCCTCTCGGAAACGCGGTCGCTGTTGCCGGGTCTGAGCGTGCTGCCGGTGGGCTTTATTCCATCTGTCGCCACCCGCTCGGCACTGGCCGCCCTGAGTCCGATGACGCGGCTGGCCCTGGTCGCCACCTTCGAGGATTTCCTTCCCACCTTCCTGACCGGCGTCAAACGCTTCGCGCCGCTGCTGTCCGACATCCGCAGTACCCACGTGCAGGCCGCCGACCTGAGCGCCGTGATCGAGTGGGCCGAGGTGGTGGTGTACGCCAGTGGCTCGGAAGTCATCGGCAGCCTGACCGGCGGCAGGCCCACCTTCGAGTATCGCCACACCATCGACCCAAGAGACGTGGAACAGGTGGTGTTGCCCGCCCTCGAAACCCGCCCGCGCTCTGCTCTTCAGCCTGCCTGA
- a CDS encoding ABC transporter ATP-binding protein yields MTELTPAAPLLSVRHLTKTFPVPQGVFARWRGQPQRAVQALTDVDLTVRRGETLGIVGESGCGKSTLARTLVRLYDADSGSVRYDGQDVLTLRGAALRQYNRRVQMIFQDPFSSLNPRMNVGQVLREALSVHRMRPAEQIPARIAELLSLVGLPPEAAGRLPHEFSGGQRQRIGIARALALEPECLIADELVSALDVSVQAQVVNLLLELQERLNLTVLFVAHDLRLVRHLSHRVAVMYLGRVVEVATTEDVFDAPKHPYTQALLAAAPTLDPAHRTAAPALSGELPSPLNVPSGCAFRTRCPAAFDRCAVERPPLLTLAGGHEVACHLYSGQSEAALPQAAVLQAPVPQPGHS; encoded by the coding sequence ATGACCGAGCTGACACCTGCCGCGCCGCTGTTGTCGGTGCGCCACCTGACCAAGACGTTTCCGGTGCCGCAGGGCGTCTTTGCTCGCTGGCGGGGGCAACCGCAGCGGGCGGTGCAGGCCCTGACCGATGTCGATCTGACGGTCAGGCGCGGCGAGACGCTGGGCATCGTGGGCGAGAGCGGCTGCGGAAAATCGACGCTGGCCCGCACGCTGGTGCGGCTGTACGACGCCGACAGCGGCAGCGTGCGCTACGACGGTCAGGACGTGCTGACGCTGCGGGGCGCGGCCCTGAGGCAGTACAACCGCCGCGTTCAGATGATCTTTCAGGACCCCTTTTCCAGCCTGAACCCGCGCATGAACGTGGGTCAGGTGCTGAGGGAAGCCCTGAGTGTTCACCGGATGCGGCCCGCAGAGCAGATTCCCGCCCGCATCGCGGAGCTGCTGTCGCTGGTGGGCCTGCCCCCGGAAGCGGCGGGGCGGCTGCCGCACGAGTTTTCCGGTGGGCAGCGCCAGCGCATCGGCATTGCGCGGGCACTGGCGCTGGAACCCGAATGCCTGATTGCCGACGAACTGGTATCGGCGCTCGACGTGTCGGTGCAGGCGCAGGTGGTCAATCTGCTGCTGGAATTGCAGGAGCGCCTGAATCTGACGGTGCTGTTCGTGGCGCACGATCTGCGGCTGGTACGCCACCTGTCGCACAGGGTCGCGGTGATGTATCTGGGCCGGGTGGTGGAGGTGGCGACAACCGAGGACGTGTTCGACGCGCCCAAACATCCGTACACCCAGGCGCTGCTGGCCGCCGCCCCGACCCTCGACCCGGCGCACCGCACGGCGGCCCCCGCCCTGAGCGGCGAACTGCCCAGCCCGCTGAACGTGCCGAGCGGCTGCGCCTTCAGGACGCGCTGCCCCGCTGCCTTTGACCGCTGCGCCGTAGAGCGCCCTCCCCTGCTGACGCTGGCGGGCGGGCACGAGGTCGCGTGTCATCTGTATTCGGGCCAGTCGGAAGCCGCACTGCCGCAGGCTGCCGTGCTGCAAGCTCCAGTGCCACAACCGGGCCACTCATGA
- a CDS encoding ABC transporter ATP-binding protein, whose product MTGATTAPLLSVRDLNVRIPTPAGELHAVRGVNFDLKPGEVLGLVGESGSGKSVTLRALLRLHRPPIAMSGEVLYGGQNLLALPESRLRAVRGAQISMIFQEPMTALNPVLTVGEQIQENLREHRGLRGKVAQDRAAELLDLTGIPSPRARLSDYPHQFSGGMRQRAMIAIALASEPKLLLADEPTTALDVTIQDQILRLLLRLREELHMSIILVTHDLGVVAQTCDRVAVMYGGRLMETAGVEELFHHPRHAYSLGLLRSLPGAGAHRQPLQPIPGGPPNLRYLPDGCTFAPRCLYVSPACLGSEPPLMMLEGGRASACVHHAELPAVSATGLEPESLPTQGVNV is encoded by the coding sequence ATGACTGGGGCAACGACGGCTCCCCTGCTGAGCGTGCGCGATCTGAACGTGCGGATTCCCACGCCCGCCGGAGAGCTGCATGCCGTCCGGGGCGTGAATTTCGACCTGAAGCCGGGCGAGGTGCTGGGGCTGGTGGGCGAGTCGGGCAGCGGCAAGAGCGTGACGCTGCGGGCGCTGCTACGGCTGCACCGCCCCCCGATTGCCATGAGCGGCGAGGTGCTGTACGGCGGCCAGAACCTGTTGGCCCTGCCGGAATCGCGGCTGCGAGCGGTGCGCGGCGCACAGATCAGCATGATCTTTCAGGAGCCGATGACGGCGCTCAATCCGGTGCTGACGGTGGGCGAGCAGATTCAGGAAAATCTGCGTGAACACCGGGGCCTGCGCGGAAAGGTAGCTCAGGACAGAGCGGCGGAACTTCTCGACCTGACCGGCATTCCCAGCCCCAGGGCGCGGCTGTCCGACTATCCGCACCAGTTTTCCGGCGGGATGCGGCAGCGGGCCATGATCGCCATCGCGCTGGCCTCGGAACCGAAACTGCTGCTGGCCGACGAGCCGACCACCGCGCTCGACGTGACCATTCAGGATCAGATTCTGCGGCTGCTGCTGCGGCTGCGCGAGGAACTGCACATGAGCATCATTCTGGTGACGCACGACCTGGGCGTGGTGGCCCAGACCTGCGACCGGGTGGCGGTGATGTACGGCGGGCGGCTGATGGAAACGGCGGGCGTCGAGGAGCTGTTTCATCATCCGCGCCACGCCTACTCGCTGGGCCTGCTGCGAAGCCTGCCGGGAGCCGGAGCGCACCGTCAGCCGCTTCAGCCGATTCCTGGCGGGCCGCCCAATCTGCGGTATCTGCCTGATGGCTGCACCTTCGCGCCGCGCTGCCTCTACGTCTCGCCCGCCTGTCTGGGCAGCGAACCGCCGCTGATGATGCTGGAAGGCGGCAGGGCCAGCGCCTGCGTGCATCATGCCGAGTTGCCCGCCGTGAGCGCGACCGGCCTGGAACCCGAGAGCTTGCCCACGCAGGGGGTGAACGTATGA
- a CDS encoding ABC transporter permease: MTTALPVSSAAPARARRRMPKPTLLIGLVLLLILLLAALAPHVLAPYSPTDFDYKAILNPPTARHPFGTDNFGRDILSRVIYGTRIDLQIAVFTTLFPFLFGTLLGALTAFRGRWADALVGRIADLVVVFPFLVLVIAIVAVLGPGLTNMYIAVSAVGWVSYWRLTRGEVMVQKKAEYAQAAQVLGYSPARTLLRHILPNAVTPSIVYLMTDMSLGILLGASLGYLGLGAQPPTPEWGVMVADGKNFMATAWWISTFPGLALTLAGVTFSLIGDGLADALRPRA, encoded by the coding sequence TTGACCACCGCTCTTCCCGTTTCCAGCGCTGCACCTGCCCGTGCGCGGCGGCGTATGCCCAAGCCGACCCTGCTGATCGGGCTGGTGCTGCTGCTGATTCTGCTGCTCGCGGCTCTCGCGCCCCACGTGCTCGCGCCCTACAGCCCCACCGACTTCGATTACAAGGCGATTCTGAATCCGCCCACCGCCCGCCACCCCTTCGGCACCGACAATTTCGGGCGCGACATCCTCAGCCGGGTCATCTACGGCACCCGCATCGATCTTCAGATCGCGGTGTTCACCACGCTGTTTCCCTTCCTCTTCGGCACGTTGCTGGGGGCGCTCACCGCTTTCAGGGGCCGCTGGGCCGACGCGCTGGTCGGAAGAATCGCCGATCTGGTGGTGGTCTTTCCGTTTCTGGTGCTGGTCATCGCTATCGTGGCAGTGCTGGGGCCGGGCCTGACCAATATGTACATCGCGGTCAGTGCGGTGGGCTGGGTCAGTTACTGGCGACTGACTCGCGGCGAGGTGATGGTGCAGAAGAAGGCCGAGTACGCGCAGGCCGCGCAGGTGCTGGGGTATAGCCCGGCCCGTACCCTGCTGCGCCACATTCTGCCCAACGCGGTCACGCCGAGCATCGTGTACCTGATGACCGATATGAGCCTGGGCATCCTGCTGGGCGCGTCGCTGGGCTATCTGGGCCTGGGCGCACAGCCCCCGACCCCCGAGTGGGGCGTGATGGTGGCAGACGGCAAGAATTTCATGGCGACTGCGTGGTGGATTTCAACGTTTCCGGGGCTGGCGCTCACGCTGGCTGGCGTCACCTTCAGCCTGATCGGAGACGGACTGGCCGACGCCCTGAGGCCCCGAGCATGA
- a CDS encoding ABC transporter permease produces MQTSYVLRRLLQIIPLFVAVMVLVFLMVHLIPGDPVSTLLGDRATPDIVARANKELGLDRPLIVQFGLFAENLVRGNLGDSINLKIPVLRLIAERLPITLFLTVYAAILGVLMAVPLAILAAVRRNTWIDALIRAVFQVGLSLPVFYVALQLLTLLGARLGWFPIGGYGDTFGDHLYHLFLPALTLGLNLAAVLVRTLRNSVIEVLTAEYVEFARAKGLRTRVVMLRHVLRNALISSVTLLGLNIGALIGGAVITETVFAIPGVGRLMVDAIFGRDYPVIQGLTLTFAVLVSLVFLATDLIHARLDPRTEHR; encoded by the coding sequence GTGCAAACCAGTTACGTCCTCAGACGGCTGCTTCAGATCATTCCGCTGTTTGTGGCGGTGATGGTGCTGGTGTTCCTGATGGTGCATCTGATTCCCGGCGACCCGGTCAGCACGCTGCTCGGTGACCGCGCCACGCCCGATATCGTCGCCCGCGCCAACAAGGAACTCGGCCTGGATCGCCCGCTGATCGTGCAGTTCGGGCTGTTTGCCGAAAACCTGGTGCGCGGCAACCTGGGCGACAGCATCAACCTCAAGATTCCGGTGCTGCGCCTGATCGCCGAACGCCTGCCGATCACGCTGTTTCTGACGGTGTATGCCGCGATTCTGGGCGTGCTGATGGCGGTGCCGCTGGCAATTCTGGCCGCCGTGCGCCGCAATACCTGGATTGACGCGCTGATCCGCGCCGTGTTTCAGGTGGGCCTGTCGCTGCCGGTGTTCTATGTGGCGCTGCAACTCCTGACCCTGCTGGGGGCTCGGCTCGGCTGGTTCCCCATCGGCGGATACGGCGATACCTTCGGCGACCACCTGTATCACCTGTTTCTGCCCGCCCTGACGCTGGGCCTGAATCTGGCAGCTGTCCTGGTGCGAACGCTCAGAAACAGTGTGATCGAGGTGCTGACCGCCGAGTACGTCGAGTTTGCCCGCGCCAAGGGTCTGCGAACCCGCGTGGTGATGCTGCGGCATGTGCTCAGAAACGCTCTCATCAGCTCGGTCACGTTGCTGGGCCTGAATATCGGCGCTCTGATCGGCGGCGCGGTCATCACCGAAACGGTGTTTGCGATTCCCGGTGTGGGCCGCCTGATGGTGGACGCCATCTTCGGACGTGATTATCCGGTGATTCAGGGTCTGACGCTGACGTTTGCAGTGCTGGTTTCGCTGGTCTTCCTCGCCACCGACCTGATTCACGCCCGCCTCGACCCGCGCACCGAACACCGCTGA
- a CDS encoding ABC transporter substrate-binding protein, translating into MKRLTMLKATPKSVARVTLALAAALCLNQSLAVTRGGQMVYGRYADSLFLDPVLNDANLDIWILTNLYDTLLQPTDDGKSVRPGLASAYVLSPDKKTLTLTLRPGIKFADGSPILASDVKWSLDRARDPNNGAWNGLLDSIASVAASGNTITLNLKHPDPSLTAALATFNAAIMPQKLFNAAPGKTDADKAKAFAEKPIGSGPFVLSEWKRGSYMVLKRNPYYWKKGEDGKALPYLDTLRFEIIPDDSTRILKLQAGEIQGAEFIPLSRVAELKANSKLNMLLFPSTKVNDIIMNNRPKLKDGTPNPLSDVRVRQAINYATDKTALIQLVTFGNGKPMNSFMSSATPLFDKGQKGYPYDLNKAKALLSAAGYKNGIDVTSMATSGSADDQALLTALQQMWGAAGIRLKIEQLDTATKTARYRANDFQMRTGAWTDDIADPSEITGYYAVFGATEAAHTGFKNDTLEKLFDQSQQEVSAVKRIGLYRQIQTLYANAAPTVFLFETPYPVALAKNVKGFVQIPLGYNIFERTSLEK; encoded by the coding sequence ATGAAGAGACTGACCATGCTCAAGGCCACTCCGAAGTCTGTAGCCCGCGTAACGCTTGCCCTGGCAGCGGCTCTCTGTCTGAACCAGTCGTTGGCGGTGACACGCGGCGGCCAGATGGTGTACGGACGGTACGCCGACTCGCTGTTTCTCGACCCGGTTCTGAACGATGCCAACCTCGACATCTGGATTCTGACCAACCTGTACGACACGCTGCTTCAGCCCACCGACGACGGCAAGAGTGTGCGCCCCGGTCTGGCGAGCGCGTATGTGCTGTCGCCCGACAAGAAGACCCTGACGCTGACGCTGCGCCCCGGCATCAAATTCGCAGACGGCAGCCCGATTCTCGCCAGTGACGTGAAGTGGTCGCTCGACCGCGCCCGCGACCCCAACAACGGTGCGTGGAACGGGCTGCTCGATTCGATTGCCAGTGTCGCCGCGTCGGGCAACACCATCACGCTGAACCTGAAGCACCCCGACCCCAGCCTGACGGCGGCACTGGCGACCTTCAACGCCGCCATCATGCCGCAGAAACTCTTCAACGCCGCGCCCGGCAAAACCGACGCCGACAAGGCCAAGGCGTTCGCAGAGAAGCCCATCGGCTCCGGCCCCTTCGTGCTGAGCGAGTGGAAGCGCGGCTCGTACATGGTGCTGAAGCGCAATCCGTACTACTGGAAGAAGGGCGAAGACGGCAAGGCGCTGCCCTACCTCGACACCCTGCGCTTCGAGATCATCCCCGATGACAGCACCCGCATCCTCAAGCTCCAGGCAGGCGAAATTCAGGGTGCAGAGTTCATTCCGCTGTCGCGTGTGGCCGAACTGAAGGCCAACTCCAAGCTGAACATGCTGCTGTTTCCGTCGACCAAGGTCAACGACATCATCATGAACAACCGTCCGAAGCTGAAAGACGGGACGCCCAACCCGCTCTCAGACGTGCGCGTGCGCCAGGCGATCAATTACGCCACCGATAAGACGGCCCTGATTCAGCTCGTGACCTTCGGCAACGGTAAGCCCATGAACTCGTTCATGTCGTCGGCCACGCCGCTCTTCGACAAGGGCCAGAAAGGGTACCCGTACGATCTGAACAAGGCCAAAGCGCTGCTGTCGGCGGCTGGCTACAAGAACGGCATCGACGTGACCAGCATGGCGACCAGCGGCAGTGCCGACGATCAGGCGCTGCTGACCGCCCTTCAGCAGATGTGGGGCGCGGCGGGCATCCGGCTCAAGATCGAGCAGCTCGACACCGCCACCAAGACCGCCCGTTACCGCGCCAACGATTTCCAGATGCGGACCGGGGCCTGGACCGACGATATTGCCGATCCCAGCGAGATCACCGGCTACTACGCGGTGTTCGGAGCGACGGAAGCGGCGCACACCGGCTTCAAGAACGACACCCTCGAAAAGCTGTTTGACCAGAGCCAGCAGGAAGTCAGCGCCGTGAAGCGTATCGGCCTGTACCGCCAGATTCAGACGCTGTACGCCAACGCCGCGCCCACCGTCTTCCTGTTCGAGACGCCGTATCCGGTGGCGCTCGCCAAGAACGTGAAGGGCTTTGTTCAGATTCCGCTCGGCTACAACATCTTCGAGCGCACCTCGCTCGAGAAGTAG
- a CDS encoding NAD(P)-dependent alcohol dehydrogenase, which yields MPIVNAYAAQDANSPLAPFQIERRELREQDVQIEILYSGVCHSDVHQARSEWGPSLYPIVPGHEIVGRVTAVGAGVSRFKVGDLAGVGVMVDSCQHCESCAEGLEQYCENGHTTTYNSREKDTGNLTFGGYSTSIVTTEKFVLQIPTSLRLEAVAPLLCAGITMYSPLRHWKIGAGHKIAIVGLGGLGHMGIKLAAALGADVTLFTTSQSKAEDALRLGAHHVIISSDKEAMKAARASFDFILSTVPTSHDLNPYLRTLKRDGQLVIVGAIDPVGVHGGVLISHRRSVSGSNIGGLAETQEMLDFCGEHGIVADIELIDMQDINTAYDRMVKNDVKYRFVIDMASLK from the coding sequence ATGCCCATCGTCAACGCTTACGCCGCCCAGGACGCCAACAGCCCACTCGCCCCCTTCCAGATCGAACGGCGCGAACTGCGCGAACAGGACGTTCAGATCGAAATTCTGTACAGCGGCGTGTGTCATTCCGACGTTCATCAGGCCCGCAGCGAGTGGGGGCCGAGCCTGTACCCCATCGTGCCGGGTCACGAGATCGTGGGCCGCGTAACAGCGGTGGGCGCGGGCGTCAGCCGGTTCAAGGTGGGCGATCTGGCCGGAGTCGGTGTGATGGTCGACAGCTGCCAGCACTGTGAAAGCTGCGCCGAGGGACTGGAGCAGTACTGCGAGAACGGACACACCACCACCTATAACTCGCGTGAAAAAGACACCGGCAATCTGACGTTCGGCGGCTACTCCACGTCTATCGTCACGACCGAGAAATTCGTCTTGCAGATTCCCACGTCGCTCCGCCTGGAAGCGGTGGCTCCGCTGCTGTGTGCGGGCATCACGATGTATTCGCCGCTCAGGCACTGGAAGATCGGCGCGGGCCACAAGATCGCGATTGTCGGGCTGGGCGGTCTTGGACACATGGGCATCAAGCTGGCCGCCGCGCTGGGGGCCGATGTCACGCTGTTCACCACCTCGCAGAGCAAGGCTGAGGACGCGCTGCGGCTGGGAGCGCATCATGTGATCATCAGCAGCGACAAAGAGGCCATGAAAGCGGCGCGGGCCAGCTTCGACTTCATCCTCAGCACCGTGCCGACCTCGCACGATCTGAACCCCTATCTGCGAACCCTGAAACGCGACGGACAACTCGTGATCGTGGGAGCCATCGATCCGGTGGGCGTACACGGCGGCGTTCTGATCTCTCACCGCCGCAGCGTATCGGGCAGCAACATCGGTGGTCTGGCCGAAACGCAGGAAATGCTGGACTTCTGCGGCGAACACGGCATCGTGGCCGACATCGAACTGATCGACATGCAGGACATCAATACCGCCTACGACCGGATGGTCAAAAACGATGTCAAGTACCGCTTTGTGATCGATATGGCTTCTTTGAAGTAA
- a CDS encoding iron chaperone, with protein sequence MTAKTSAKPATSARNSATSAQTFTDEERAALQERAQELKKSKRGPQPSASADADGEAAVLAKIAEMEEGDRVLAERLHVLMMQHAPTLSPRLWYGMPAYARHGKVMCFFQSARKFKTRYATLGFSDQAALDDGNVWPTTFALKALTPEDEVTITAMIRRALS encoded by the coding sequence ATGACGGCAAAGACATCAGCAAAGCCCGCCACATCTGCCAGAAACTCTGCCACTTCAGCGCAGACATTTACAGACGAGGAACGGGCCGCACTCCAGGAACGCGCCCAGGAGCTGAAGAAGTCGAAGCGCGGCCCGCAGCCCAGCGCCAGTGCAGACGCAGACGGCGAAGCTGCCGTGCTTGCCAAGATCGCCGAGATGGAGGAAGGAGACCGGGTGCTGGCCGAGCGCCTTCACGTGCTGATGATGCAGCATGCGCCCACGCTTTCGCCCAGGCTGTGGTACGGCATGCCCGCGTATGCCAGACACGGCAAGGTCATGTGTTTTTTTCAGAGCGCCCGGAAATTCAAAACCCGGTACGCGACCCTGGGGTTCAGCGACCAGGCCGCCCTCGACGACGGCAACGTGTGGCCCACCACCTTCGCGCTGAAGGCTCTGACGCCCGAAGACGAGGTGACGATCACGGCAATGATCAGGCGGGCGCTGAGTTAG